A genome region from Hymenobacter tibetensis includes the following:
- a CDS encoding FAD-binding oxidoreductase produces MNFQSLTPELVVAFEAIVGPTHVLTAQRAEAAATADAYADYGRDHTEDLHFAPDVVLRPGNAEEISEIMRLCYQHRIPVTPRGAGTGLSGGALPVHHGVVLSTERLNRILEIDERNLQATVEPGVINEVFQNAVKEVGLFYPPDPASKGSCSLGGNLAHSSGGPKAVKYGTTRDYVLNLQVVLPTGDLIWTAANTLKNATGYNLTQLLVGSEGTLGIITKVVFRLLPYPQQNILMLVPFRQVAQAAEAVSAVFRAGIIPSGMEFMEREAIAWSSDYLKIPLTLPEDIHAHLLIELDGQDLDQLYKEAEQVYGVLEHYDVDEILLADTAAQKDDLWRIRRNIGNSVRYNSVYKEEDTVVPRAELPTLLKGVKEIGARYGFKSVCYGHAGDGNLHVNIIRGDLNDEQWNVGLRQPISEIFELCVKLGGTISGEHGIGLVQKGYIGIALPEANLELMRGIKRVFDPAGILNPGKIF; encoded by the coding sequence ATGAATTTCCAATCCCTCACTCCCGAGCTGGTTGTAGCCTTTGAAGCTATTGTAGGGCCAACTCATGTTCTCACCGCGCAACGCGCTGAGGCTGCTGCCACCGCCGACGCATACGCCGACTACGGCCGCGACCACACCGAGGACTTGCATTTCGCCCCAGATGTGGTGCTGCGCCCTGGTAACGCTGAGGAGATAAGCGAAATTATGCGCCTGTGCTATCAGCACCGAATTCCGGTGACGCCCCGCGGGGCCGGTACGGGTTTGAGCGGTGGTGCTTTGCCGGTTCACCATGGCGTCGTGTTGAGTACAGAACGGCTGAACCGCATCCTGGAAATAGACGAGCGCAACCTACAAGCTACCGTGGAGCCGGGCGTGATAAACGAGGTGTTTCAAAACGCGGTGAAGGAAGTGGGTTTGTTCTACCCCCCTGACCCAGCCAGCAAAGGCAGCTGCTCGTTGGGGGGCAATCTGGCCCACAGCAGCGGCGGCCCCAAAGCGGTGAAATATGGCACTACCCGCGACTATGTGCTGAACCTGCAAGTGGTACTACCCACCGGCGACCTGATTTGGACGGCAGCGAATACACTCAAAAACGCTACCGGCTACAACCTTACCCAGCTCCTGGTGGGCTCGGAAGGCACGCTGGGCATCATCACCAAAGTGGTGTTCCGGCTCCTGCCCTATCCCCAGCAGAATATCTTGATGCTGGTGCCTTTCCGGCAAGTGGCGCAAGCAGCCGAGGCAGTGTCCGCGGTGTTTCGGGCCGGCATCATCCCCTCAGGCATGGAGTTCATGGAGCGCGAAGCCATTGCGTGGTCGTCCGACTATTTGAAAATCCCACTTACGCTGCCCGAAGATATTCATGCACACTTGCTGATTGAGTTGGATGGCCAGGACCTCGACCAACTCTACAAAGAAGCCGAGCAGGTATATGGTGTGCTGGAGCACTACGATGTAGACGAAATCCTGCTGGCTGACACGGCCGCGCAGAAAGACGACCTGTGGCGGATTCGTCGCAACATTGGCAATTCAGTGCGCTACAACTCGGTCTATAAAGAGGAAGACACCGTGGTGCCGCGCGCTGAACTGCCCACGTTGCTGAAAGGCGTCAAGGAAATCGGGGCCCGGTATGGCTTCAAAAGCGTGTGCTACGGCCATGCCGGCGACGGCAACTTACACGTCAACATCATCCGCGGCGACTTGAACGACGAACAGTGGAACGTGGGCTTGCGGCAGCCTATTTCGGAAATCTTCGAGCTGTGCGTAAAGCTCGGGGGCACTATCTCGGGGGAGCACGGCATTGGCTTGGTGCAGAAAGGCTACATCGGCATTGCGCTGCCAGAAGCAAATTTGGAACTGATGCGCGGCATTAAGCGAGTGTTTGATCCGGCAGGTATTCTTAACCCAGGAAAGATCTTCTAA
- the paaA gene encoding 1,2-phenylacetyl-CoA epoxidase subunit PaaA → METVEINLEEQFQARIDADIRIEPKDWMPDAYRKTLIRQISQHAHSELVGMLPEGNWITRAPSLKRKSILLAKVQDEAGHGLYLYSAAETLGASRDQMLADLHSGKAKYSSIFNYPTLSWADMGCVGWLVDGAAILNQVPLCRTSYGPYARAMVRVCKEESFHQRQGFEIMQTLCEGAPVQKELAQEALNRWWWPTLMMFGPKDADSPNTAQSMNWRIKRFTNDELRQKFVDMMVPQAEFLGLTVPDSALKWNEAKNGYDFGDVDWEEFWNVVKGNGMCNKDRLGARIKAHEEGAWVREAALAHAAKRKQREQQTEKATAA, encoded by the coding sequence ATGGAAACGGTAGAAATCAATCTAGAAGAGCAATTTCAGGCCCGCATCGACGCGGATATTCGCATTGAGCCCAAAGACTGGATGCCCGATGCATACCGCAAAACGCTGATTCGGCAGATTTCGCAGCACGCGCATTCCGAGTTAGTGGGCATGCTGCCCGAAGGCAACTGGATTACGCGCGCTCCTTCGCTGAAGCGGAAATCCATCTTGCTGGCCAAGGTGCAGGACGAAGCCGGGCACGGCCTCTACCTCTATAGCGCCGCCGAAACGCTAGGTGCTTCCCGTGACCAGATGCTCGCCGACTTACACTCCGGCAAAGCCAAGTACTCCAGCATCTTCAACTACCCTACCCTCTCCTGGGCCGACATGGGCTGCGTGGGCTGGCTGGTAGATGGCGCTGCCATTCTCAACCAAGTGCCGCTGTGCCGGACGTCGTACGGGCCGTACGCTCGGGCTATGGTGCGCGTGTGCAAAGAGGAAAGCTTCCACCAGCGCCAGGGCTTTGAAATCATGCAAACCCTGTGCGAAGGCGCGCCCGTGCAGAAAGAACTGGCTCAAGAAGCTCTCAACCGGTGGTGGTGGCCTACGCTGATGATGTTCGGTCCGAAAGACGCTGATTCTCCGAATACGGCGCAGTCGATGAACTGGCGTATTAAGCGCTTCACCAACGACGAGCTGCGGCAGAAGTTTGTGGACATGATGGTGCCGCAAGCCGAATTCCTGGGGCTTACGGTGCCCGACTCTGCCCTGAAGTGGAACGAAGCAAAGAATGGCTACGACTTCGGCGACGTGGATTGGGAGGAATTCTGGAACGTGGTGAAGGGCAACGGCATGTGCAACAAAGACCGTTTGGGTGCCCGCATCAAAGCGCACGAAGAAGGTGCCTGGGTGCGCGAAGCCGCCCTGGCCCACGCCGCCAAGCGCAAGCAGCGGGAACAGCAAACCGAGAAGGCCACTGCCGCTTAA
- the paaE gene encoding 1,2-phenylacetyl-CoA epoxidase subunit PaaE: MSRFHKVKIKRIHRETPDCVTLALDVPAELRDTFKFTQGQYLTFRREHNGEELRRSYSICSSPLDGEWQVAIKKVPEGRFSSLAVENLRVGEELDVMPPAGRFYTELHPDNAKHYVAFAAGSGITPVFSIIKTVLLTEPNSRVTLIYGNRGRNSIIFKEGIEALKNKFLRRLSVYHILSREQGDTDLLFGRIDEAKTQQFLDKILPPSQIDECFICGPEEMINGVRAALTGAGVAPEKIHFEMFTSAGSGKQQVRPVTAHTAGEDDKKSRVAVKLDGSTHLLEMSYYGNTILDAMLETGADAPYSCKNGMCSTCRARIVDGKAEMDVNYSLSEAEIARGYVLTCQARPVSEQVTVDFDQ; the protein is encoded by the coding sequence ATGAGTCGTTTTCATAAAGTCAAAATCAAGCGTATTCACAGGGAAACACCTGACTGCGTCACGCTGGCGCTGGATGTGCCAGCAGAACTGCGCGACACCTTTAAATTCACCCAGGGCCAGTACCTCACGTTTCGGCGGGAGCATAACGGGGAAGAGTTGCGCCGCTCGTACTCTATTTGCAGCAGCCCTTTGGATGGCGAATGGCAAGTAGCCATCAAGAAAGTGCCGGAAGGACGTTTTTCGTCGCTGGCCGTGGAGAACCTGCGCGTGGGCGAGGAACTGGACGTAATGCCACCGGCTGGCCGTTTCTACACTGAACTCCACCCCGACAACGCCAAGCACTACGTGGCGTTTGCGGCGGGCAGCGGCATTACTCCGGTGTTTTCCATCATCAAAACGGTGCTTCTTACGGAGCCTAACAGCCGAGTTACGCTGATTTACGGCAACCGCGGCCGCAACTCCATTATTTTCAAGGAGGGCATTGAAGCCTTGAAAAACAAGTTTCTGCGCCGCCTGAGTGTCTACCATATTCTGAGCCGCGAGCAAGGCGACACCGACCTGCTGTTCGGCCGCATCGACGAGGCGAAAACCCAACAGTTCCTCGACAAGATTCTGCCACCCAGCCAGATTGATGAATGCTTTATCTGCGGGCCGGAGGAAATGATCAATGGGGTACGAGCGGCCCTCACCGGCGCTGGCGTAGCACCCGAGAAAATTCATTTCGAGATGTTTACCTCGGCAGGCAGTGGTAAGCAGCAAGTCCGCCCAGTGACGGCACACACTGCCGGCGAAGACGACAAGAAAAGCCGGGTAGCGGTGAAGCTCGATGGCAGTACGCACCTACTGGAAATGTCGTACTACGGCAACACCATTCTGGATGCTATGCTGGAAACCGGGGCCGACGCGCCGTATTCCTGCAAAAACGGCATGTGCAGTACCTGCCGCGCCCGGATTGTGGACGGCAAAGCGGAAATGGACGTAAACTACTCGCTGTCAGAAGCGGAAATAGCGAGGGGCTACGTGCTTACCTGTCAGGCTCGGCCGGTTTCAGAGCAAGTAACCGTGGACTTCGACCAATAG
- a CDS encoding enoyl-CoA hydratase-related protein translates to MPTSDQLVFSVEAGIATIRLNRPDVFNSINKPLALALQQHLRACQQDASVRAVLLTGTGKAFCAGQDLAEIVDPNSPGVSEIVEQHYNPIVQLIRELDKPVVAAVNGVAAGAGANLALACDVVVAKESASFIQAFSKIGLIPDSGGTYFLPRLIGMQRAAALMMTGDKVSAQEAVQMGMIYKTFPDETFDNEVVALVVKLATMPTKGLAYTKQLLNASFHNNLEQQLRCEADYQYRAGHTSDYREGVAAFIEKRKPTFTGE, encoded by the coding sequence ATGCCCACTTCCGATCAGCTTGTTTTCTCAGTAGAAGCCGGTATAGCCACTATCCGGCTCAACCGGCCCGACGTATTTAATAGCATCAACAAGCCGTTGGCGCTGGCCTTGCAGCAGCACCTGCGGGCTTGCCAGCAAGACGCGTCGGTGCGGGCGGTGCTATTAACGGGCACTGGCAAAGCCTTCTGCGCCGGTCAGGACCTAGCTGAAATTGTGGACCCGAACAGCCCGGGCGTATCGGAGATTGTGGAGCAGCATTACAACCCCATCGTGCAGTTGATTCGGGAGCTGGACAAGCCGGTAGTGGCGGCCGTAAATGGGGTAGCAGCTGGCGCCGGTGCTAATCTGGCCTTGGCCTGCGACGTGGTGGTGGCCAAAGAATCGGCGTCCTTTATACAGGCCTTCAGCAAAATAGGGCTGATTCCGGATAGCGGCGGCACCTATTTCTTGCCCCGGCTCATTGGCATGCAGCGGGCGGCGGCACTGATGATGACCGGCGACAAAGTAAGTGCCCAAGAAGCCGTGCAAATGGGCATGATTTACAAGACCTTCCCCGACGAAACGTTTGATAATGAAGTGGTGGCCTTAGTGGTGAAGCTGGCAACCATGCCTACCAAGGGCCTCGCGTACACCAAGCAGCTGCTTAATGCTTCGTTTCACAACAACCTAGAGCAGCAACTGCGCTGCGAGGCCGACTACCAGTACCGCGCCGGCCACACATCCGACTACCGCGAAGGAGTGGCCGCTTTCATCGAGAAACGCAAACCAACCTTCACCGGCGAATGA
- the paaC gene encoding 1,2-phenylacetyl-CoA epoxidase subunit PaaC: MQVAPSDTSALSGYAPEVRQQLFRFVLQLADTSLILGHRLSEWCGHGPILEQDLAMANIALDLLGETRSLYQYAAELEGQGRTEDDLAFLRVATEYQNPLLVEQPNGDFADTVTRQFLFDNFHFHFLQQLQTSSDERLAAIAEKSWKEAAYHLKWSSEWIIRLGDGTDESRQRLDKAVANLWRYSGELITPTTTEQALQMLGIIPDYAGLQDSMAAHVEKVFAEATVPMPQQAYMQRGGKEGRHSEHLGYILAELQYMQRTYPGLTW; this comes from the coding sequence ATGCAAGTCGCCCCATCCGACACATCTGCCCTGAGCGGCTACGCGCCCGAGGTGCGGCAACAGCTATTTCGTTTTGTACTGCAACTGGCGGATACCAGCCTGATTCTGGGCCACCGCCTTTCGGAGTGGTGTGGCCACGGTCCCATTCTGGAGCAGGACTTGGCCATGGCAAATATTGCCCTAGACTTGCTGGGCGAAACCCGCAGCCTCTACCAATATGCCGCCGAACTCGAAGGCCAAGGCCGCACCGAGGACGACTTGGCTTTTCTGCGCGTTGCCACCGAATACCAGAACCCTTTGCTGGTAGAGCAGCCCAACGGCGACTTTGCCGACACCGTAACGCGGCAGTTTCTGTTCGACAACTTTCACTTTCATTTCCTGCAACAGCTGCAAACCAGTTCGGATGAGCGGCTGGCGGCTATTGCCGAGAAATCGTGGAAAGAAGCGGCGTATCACCTCAAATGGAGTTCCGAATGGATCATTCGGCTGGGTGATGGCACCGACGAAAGCCGCCAGCGCCTCGATAAGGCCGTGGCCAACTTATGGCGCTACTCCGGCGAGCTAATCACTCCTACCACCACCGAGCAGGCCTTGCAAATGCTGGGCATTATTCCTGATTATGCTGGGCTGCAAGACAGCATGGCGGCGCACGTGGAGAAGGTGTTTGCGGAAGCCACTGTACCTATGCCGCAGCAAGCCTACATGCAGCGCGGTGGCAAGGAAGGCCGGCATTCCGAGCACTTGGGCTACATTCTGGCCGAGCTACAGTACATGCAACGCACCTATCCTGGCCTGACATGGTAG
- a CDS encoding C40 family peptidase codes for MLILLSGLASCSGSKKVNYRNGRYYSARDMARIKAAERNRRGRAPVSRSKTKATTPSGTAKIVTKRRSTPLNASREMVTVIETARSYQGTPYKYGGTTRLGMDCSGLLCASFAAIDVPIPRSSNEQALWGDPVRPQDLKVGDLLFFGASPGSNSITHVGMVTEATPEGVQFIHSSSSLGVIENSLETDYYLSRFIKAVRPPL; via the coding sequence ATGCTGATTCTACTGAGTGGATTAGCAAGTTGCAGCGGCTCAAAGAAAGTCAACTACCGGAATGGCCGCTATTACTCGGCCCGCGACATGGCCCGGATAAAAGCCGCTGAACGTAACCGCCGGGGCCGGGCTCCGGTTTCCAGGTCGAAAACCAAAGCCACCACACCCTCTGGCACGGCCAAAATTGTAACCAAGCGCCGCAGCACGCCACTAAATGCCAGCCGCGAGATGGTAACGGTTATTGAGACGGCTCGTTCTTATCAGGGTACTCCTTATAAGTATGGTGGCACTACACGGCTTGGTATGGACTGCTCGGGACTTCTGTGCGCCTCGTTTGCGGCCATCGATGTGCCCATCCCTCGCTCCAGCAACGAGCAGGCGCTATGGGGCGACCCAGTGAGACCTCAGGATTTGAAGGTCGGAGACCTGTTATTTTTTGGAGCCTCTCCTGGCAGCAACTCCATTACCCATGTCGGTATGGTAACGGAAGCAACCCCCGAAGGCGTGCAGTTCATTCACTCCTCTAGTTCTTTGGGCGTTATCGAGAACAGCCTAGAGACAGATTATTATCTGAGCCGCTTTATCAAGGCAGTGCGGCCCCCCTTGTAG
- a CDS encoding TetR/AcrR family transcriptional regulator, protein MAKRGKVNQRQRILEEAAKLFKEKGFAGTSMRDLGGEVGMEAASMYNHIKSKDEILESICFYVSDTYIAQLAEVKQTEASYTEKVESLLRRHVHLMLEDGAAVSVANNDWKYLTGDKLTAFKEARKSYEQGFATLLEQGIAAGELHPVNVSVALFTILSAVRWVELWYYPGRGISAEELEQNIITILLNGLAK, encoded by the coding sequence ATGGCGAAAAGAGGCAAAGTCAATCAGCGGCAGCGAATTCTGGAAGAAGCAGCCAAGCTCTTCAAGGAAAAAGGCTTTGCGGGCACTTCTATGCGCGACTTAGGCGGCGAGGTAGGCATGGAAGCAGCTAGCATGTATAACCACATCAAGTCCAAGGACGAGATACTAGAGAGCATCTGTTTCTATGTATCGGACACGTATATCGCGCAGCTAGCGGAAGTAAAGCAAACGGAAGCCTCTTACACCGAGAAAGTAGAAAGCCTGCTCCGGCGTCATGTGCACTTGATGCTCGAAGACGGCGCGGCGGTGTCAGTCGCCAACAACGACTGGAAATACCTCACGGGCGACAAACTCACGGCGTTCAAGGAAGCACGCAAAAGCTACGAGCAAGGCTTCGCCACGCTGCTTGAGCAAGGCATTGCAGCCGGTGAGCTACACCCCGTGAACGTGTCGGTTGCCTTGTTCACTATCCTGTCGGCGGTGCGCTGGGTGGAGTTGTGGTACTACCCCGGCCGGGGCATTTCGGCCGAAGAACTCGAGCAAAATATTATAACCATTCTGTTGAATGGCCTAGCCAAATAG
- the paaB gene encoding 1,2-phenylacetyl-CoA epoxidase subunit PaaB: MTQSEWPLWEVFIRSKQGLDHKHVGSLHAADATMAIQNARDVYTRRLEGVSIWVVESKHVHASNPDDSAAFFDPANDKVYRHPTFYEVPDSIKHM, translated from the coding sequence ATGACACAATCTGAATGGCCTCTTTGGGAGGTTTTTATCCGCAGCAAGCAAGGCCTCGACCACAAACACGTAGGTAGCCTGCACGCGGCCGATGCAACTATGGCCATCCAAAACGCCCGCGACGTGTACACGCGCCGGCTAGAAGGGGTTAGCATTTGGGTGGTAGAGTCCAAGCACGTGCACGCTTCCAACCCCGACGACTCAGCGGCCTTCTTCGACCCGGCCAACGACAAAGTGTACCGGCATCCTACTTTCTACGAAGTACCGGACTCCATCAAGCACATGTAA
- the paaD gene encoding 1,2-phenylacetyl-CoA epoxidase subunit PaaD — MVATQAPTEERLWQLLEEVSDPEVPVLSILDLGIVRSVQVHDQAVTVTITPTYSGCPAMNTIATDIRLRLLAEGISQVTIHNQLSPAWTTDWMSQAGREKLEAYGIAPPVDGTATGHLLNLFGQDTAVRCPLCKSDNTHLVSQFGSTACKAFYQCNDCHEPFDYFKCHS; from the coding sequence ATGGTAGCAACGCAGGCTCCAACCGAAGAGCGCCTTTGGCAACTACTGGAAGAGGTTTCCGACCCCGAAGTACCCGTGCTCAGCATCTTGGATCTTGGCATCGTGCGCAGCGTACAGGTACACGACCAGGCGGTGACCGTGACGATTACGCCTACCTATTCGGGGTGCCCGGCCATGAACACCATTGCCACGGATATCCGGCTCCGGCTATTGGCCGAAGGCATCAGCCAGGTAACCATTCACAACCAGCTCAGCCCAGCCTGGACCACCGATTGGATGTCGCAAGCAGGCCGTGAGAAACTGGAAGCGTACGGCATTGCCCCACCCGTAGACGGTACGGCTACCGGTCATTTACTCAACCTTTTCGGCCAGGATACCGCTGTTCGGTGCCCGCTCTGCAAATCCGACAATACGCACTTGGTCAGCCAGTTTGGCTCTACGGCGTGCAAGGCGTTCTACCAATGCAACGACTGCCATGAGCCGTTTGACTACTTCAAATGCCACAGTTGA
- a CDS encoding 3-hydroxyacyl-CoA dehydrogenase NAD-binding domain-containing protein, which yields MIIGIIGSGAMGAGIAQVIATAGHTVRLLDQNAEALQRAGQSIATSLQKLADKGKLTATALEATVARVHLTQNMQEFADCGLVVEAIVEDLAVKQQLFKQLEAVVGADCVLATNTSSLSIASIAAACKQPERFIGIHFFNPAPVMQLVEVIPAVQTRPGLEAEIRELVQSWGKVPVLAKDTPGFIVNRVARPFYGEAIRMLEEGIADVATIDWALTELGGFRMGPFTLMDFIGHDVNYRVTESVFAAFFYDPRFKPSFTQKRLFEAGYYGRKTGRGFYSYAPDALPPEPLRDEALGHTILERVLVMLINEAADALALNVASRDDLELAMTKGVNYPKGLLAWADELGIAHVLDTLDDLYAEYHEDRYRASPLLRRMVRNRQHFFPSTAT from the coding sequence ATGATTATCGGCATTATTGGCAGCGGCGCTATGGGGGCGGGTATTGCCCAGGTAATAGCCACGGCAGGCCATACCGTCCGTTTGCTCGACCAAAATGCGGAAGCATTGCAACGCGCTGGCCAGTCTATAGCAACTAGCTTACAGAAATTAGCAGACAAAGGCAAGCTGACCGCCACTGCCCTTGAAGCCACTGTTGCACGCGTGCATCTGACGCAGAACATGCAGGAGTTTGCAGATTGCGGGCTGGTAGTGGAGGCCATAGTGGAAGACCTGGCTGTAAAACAGCAGCTTTTCAAGCAGCTAGAGGCGGTTGTTGGCGCAGACTGCGTGCTGGCTACCAACACGTCGTCTTTATCTATTGCTTCTATTGCAGCGGCGTGCAAGCAACCGGAGCGCTTCATTGGCATCCATTTCTTCAACCCTGCGCCGGTTATGCAGCTCGTGGAGGTGATTCCAGCTGTCCAGACGCGGCCTGGCTTGGAGGCAGAAATCCGGGAGCTGGTACAGAGCTGGGGCAAGGTGCCCGTGCTAGCCAAGGACACGCCCGGCTTCATCGTGAACCGTGTGGCCCGGCCATTCTACGGCGAGGCCATCAGGATGCTGGAAGAAGGCATAGCGGACGTAGCCACCATTGATTGGGCTCTGACCGAGTTGGGCGGCTTCCGGATGGGGCCATTCACGCTCATGGACTTCATCGGGCACGACGTGAACTACCGGGTGACGGAGTCGGTGTTTGCGGCCTTTTTCTACGACCCGCGCTTCAAGCCGTCCTTCACGCAAAAGCGGTTGTTTGAGGCGGGCTACTACGGCCGCAAAACCGGCCGCGGCTTTTACAGCTACGCTCCCGACGCCTTGCCACCCGAACCCCTCCGCGACGAAGCGCTGGGCCACACCATCTTGGAGCGGGTGTTGGTGATGCTCATCAACGAAGCCGCTGATGCGCTAGCACTCAATGTAGCCTCCCGCGACGACCTGGAGCTGGCCATGACCAAAGGCGTCAACTACCCCAAGGGCCTGCTAGCCTGGGCCGACGAACTCGGCATTGCTCACGTCCTTGACACGCTCGATGACCTCTACGCCGAGTACCACGAAGACCGATACCGCGCCAGCCCCTTACTGCGCCGCATGGTCCGCAATAGGCAGCATTTTTTTCCGTCAACAGCCACTTAG